Proteins found in one Pseudomonas mosselii genomic segment:
- a CDS encoding purine-cytosine permease family protein, protein MSHSTGIETNGVEQIPDDQRDASPLDLFRLIFGGANTFATAVLGSFPVLFGLSFQAGVWAILLGVGVGALILAPMGLFGALNGTNNAVSSGAHFGVHGRIVGSFLSLLTAVAFFSLSVWSSGDALVGGAKRLVGLPETDLTLGLAYGLFAVLVLVVCIFGFRFMLWVNKIAVWASSLLFLLGIFAFAGPFDAGYAGSVNLGQAGFWAAFVGAAILAMSNPVSFGAFLGDWSRYIPRETAKSRIMLAVILAQAATLIPFLFGLCTATLVASQAPDYIAANNYVGGLLAISPGWFFLPVCLIAVIGGMSTGTTALYGTGLDMSSVFPRLLSRAAATLLIGVLAIGFIFVGRFTFNLVQSVSTFAVLIITCTSPWMVIMILGLITRRGFYHADDLQVFTRGQQGGHYWFDHGWNWRGMGAWIPSAVVGLCFVNLPGQFVGPLGELAGGIDLSLPVTLGIAAVLYLILLNLFPEPAGVYGPQGPRWVRCKSTPVKPVTTAEMA, encoded by the coding sequence ATGAGCCACTCGACCGGTATCGAGACCAATGGCGTCGAACAGATCCCCGACGATCAACGCGACGCCTCCCCGCTGGACCTGTTCCGCCTGATCTTCGGCGGCGCCAACACCTTCGCCACCGCCGTGCTGGGCAGCTTCCCCGTGCTGTTCGGGCTGTCGTTCCAGGCCGGCGTCTGGGCGATTTTGCTCGGCGTCGGCGTGGGCGCGTTGATCCTTGCGCCGATGGGCCTGTTCGGCGCGCTCAACGGCACCAACAACGCGGTATCGTCCGGCGCCCACTTCGGCGTGCACGGGCGTATCGTCGGCTCGTTCCTGTCGCTGCTGACCGCCGTGGCGTTCTTCTCGCTGTCGGTGTGGAGCTCGGGCGATGCCCTGGTCGGCGGCGCCAAGCGCCTGGTCGGCCTGCCGGAAACCGACCTGACCCTGGGCCTGGCCTACGGCCTGTTCGCGGTGCTGGTGCTGGTGGTGTGCATCTTTGGTTTTCGTTTCATGCTTTGGGTCAACAAGATCGCGGTGTGGGCCTCGAGCCTGCTGTTCCTGCTGGGCATCTTCGCCTTCGCCGGGCCCTTCGACGCGGGCTACGCCGGCAGCGTCAACCTCGGCCAGGCCGGTTTCTGGGCGGCGTTCGTCGGCGCGGCGATCCTGGCCATGAGCAACCCGGTGTCGTTCGGCGCCTTCCTTGGCGACTGGTCGCGCTATATCCCGCGCGAGACCGCCAAGTCGCGCATCATGCTGGCAGTGATCCTCGCCCAGGCCGCCACGCTGATTCCGTTCCTGTTCGGCCTGTGCACCGCCACCCTGGTGGCCAGCCAGGCACCGGACTACATCGCCGCCAACAACTACGTCGGCGGCCTGCTGGCGATCTCGCCGGGCTGGTTCTTCCTGCCGGTGTGCCTGATCGCGGTGATCGGCGGCATGTCCACCGGCACCACGGCGCTGTACGGCACCGGCCTGGACATGTCCAGCGTGTTCCCGCGCCTGCTCAGCCGCGCCGCCGCCACCCTGCTGATCGGCGTGCTGGCCATCGGTTTCATCTTCGTCGGCCGTTTCACCTTCAACCTGGTGCAGAGCGTGTCGACCTTCGCCGTGCTGATCATCACCTGCACAAGCCCCTGGATGGTGATCATGATCCTCGGCCTGATCACCCGCCGCGGCTTCTACCACGCCGACGACCTGCAGGTGTTCACCCGCGGCCAGCAGGGCGGCCACTACTGGTTCGACCACGGCTGGAACTGGCGCGGCATGGGCGCGTGGATCCCCAGCGCTGTGGTCGGCCTGTGCTTCGTCAACCTGCCGGGGCAGTTCGTCGGCCCGCTGGGCGAGCTGGCCGGCGGCATCGACCTGAGCCTGCCGGTGACCCTCGGCATCGCCGCCGTGCTGTACCTGATCCTGCTCAACCTGTTCCCTGAACCCGCTGGCGTGTATGGCCCACAAGGCCCGCGCTGGGTGCGCTGCAAAAGCACACCCGTAAAGCCTGTGACCACCGCCGAAATGGCCTGA
- a CDS encoding MFS transporter: MSPRIWLLALATFATGMAENITVGILPALADGLDVPLGVAGQLTTVFSLSFALVAPFSPLLTTRLPLRGLLCATLALFALCNLLAAWAPGYTALLIARIGMATTSALTCLTCTLMATRMAPEALRGRAIGVIFMGICSSLILGVPAGMLLCDALGWRGVFLGLSALTVAVLLMAWRGLPTLQSTERIALASYVRHLRDSRLTAAQGVSLLMIAGHFTVFAYLAPYAQQVAHVPPQWLAAVFAAFGIAGVSGGYVGGWMADRLGVAKAILLAPLLYLASLLMLPLSAGTPWLFLPAMMLWGGLSWTTSPVVQSYLARRGEDTFPAGMSLNMSAMHLGVGLGSAIGGVVITGSALEATPWAGALLTALAAGLAIWSATPANGILKLAR; encoded by the coding sequence ATGAGCCCGCGTATCTGGCTGCTGGCCCTGGCGACATTCGCCACGGGCATGGCGGAAAACATCACGGTCGGCATCCTGCCGGCCCTGGCCGATGGCCTGGACGTTCCGCTCGGCGTGGCCGGGCAACTGACCACCGTCTTCTCCCTGAGCTTCGCCCTCGTCGCGCCCTTCTCTCCCCTGCTCACCACACGCTTGCCGTTGCGTGGCCTGCTGTGCGCCACGTTGGCTTTGTTCGCCCTGTGCAACCTGCTCGCGGCCTGGGCGCCCGGTTACACCGCGCTGTTGATCGCCCGTATCGGCATGGCCACAACCAGCGCGCTGACCTGCCTGACGTGCACACTGATGGCCACGCGCATGGCGCCCGAAGCCCTGCGCGGGCGCGCCATCGGGGTGATCTTCATGGGTATCTGCAGCTCGCTGATACTGGGTGTGCCGGCCGGCATGCTGCTGTGCGACGCCCTGGGCTGGCGCGGCGTGTTCCTCGGCCTTAGTGCCTTGACGGTAGCGGTGCTGCTGATGGCCTGGCGCGGGCTGCCGACGCTGCAGAGCACCGAACGCATCGCCCTGGCCAGCTACGTGCGCCACCTGCGCGATAGCCGCCTCACGGCCGCGCAGGGGGTATCGCTGTTGATGATCGCCGGGCACTTCACTGTGTTCGCCTACCTCGCGCCTTACGCCCAGCAGGTCGCCCATGTACCGCCGCAATGGCTGGCAGCGGTGTTCGCGGCATTCGGCATTGCCGGTGTCTCGGGCGGCTATGTCGGTGGCTGGATGGCCGATCGGTTGGGTGTGGCCAAGGCAATCCTGCTGGCGCCTCTGTTGTACCTCGCCAGCCTGCTGATGCTACCGCTTAGCGCGGGCACGCCGTGGCTGTTCCTGCCGGCGATGATGCTCTGGGGCGGGCTGAGCTGGACCACCTCGCCAGTGGTGCAGAGCTACCTGGCCAGGCGCGGCGAGGATACCTTCCCGGCGGGCATGAGCCTGAACATGTCGGCCATGCACCTAGGCGTCGGATTGGGCTCGGCCATCGGTGGCGTGGTGATCACAGGCTCGGCACTGGAAGCCACGCCTTGGGCCGGGGCATTATTGACCGCTCTGGCAGCGGGGTTGGCGATCTGGTCCGCGACACCTGCGAATGGCATATTGAAACTGGCGCGGTAA
- a CDS encoding YybH family protein: MDQTLQVRQAAADLVAAFASNDTARYFACFSEDATFLFHTVPQPLLSRRAYEDLWASWQADGFVVLGCESSNAQVSLQGDVAVFMHDVATRLRVAGETLDLNERETIVFRLHGERWLACHEHLSVISPA; this comes from the coding sequence GTGGACCAGACACTCCAGGTACGGCAGGCCGCCGCCGACCTCGTCGCCGCCTTCGCCAGCAACGATACCGCCCGCTACTTCGCCTGCTTCAGCGAAGATGCCACCTTTCTCTTCCACACCGTGCCGCAACCGCTGCTGTCACGCCGCGCCTATGAAGATCTCTGGGCCAGCTGGCAGGCGGACGGATTCGTCGTGCTCGGTTGCGAGTCGAGCAACGCGCAGGTGAGCCTGCAGGGCGACGTGGCGGTCTTCATGCACGATGTGGCTACGCGCCTGCGCGTCGCCGGCGAAACCTTAGACCTGAACGAGCGCGAGACCATCGTCTTTCGGCTGCACGGCGAACGCTGGCTGGCCTGTCACGAACACTTGTCGGTCATCTCGCCGGCCTGA
- the ycaC gene encoding isochorismate family cysteine hydrolase YcaC has protein sequence MAFHYNRLDKNNAAVLLVDHQTGLLSLVRDIDPDRFKNNVLALSDLARYFKLPTILTTSFETGPNGPLVPELKEQFPDAPYIARPGNINAWDNEDFVKAVKATGKKQLIIAGVVTEVCVAFPALSALEEGFDVFVVTDASGTFNELTRDSAWRRMEAAGAQLMTWFGVACELHRDWRNDIEGLGTLFSNHIPDYRNLMTSYSKLAK, from the coding sequence ATGGCTTTCCACTACAACCGCCTGGACAAGAACAACGCCGCAGTACTGCTGGTCGACCACCAGACCGGCCTGCTGTCGCTGGTGCGCGATATCGACCCCGACCGCTTCAAGAACAACGTGCTGGCGCTTTCCGACCTCGCCAGGTATTTCAAGCTGCCCACCATCCTCACCACCAGTTTCGAAACCGGCCCCAACGGCCCTCTGGTGCCCGAGCTCAAGGAGCAATTCCCCGACGCGCCCTACATTGCCCGCCCCGGCAACATCAATGCCTGGGACAACGAAGACTTCGTCAAGGCGGTGAAGGCCACCGGCAAGAAGCAACTGATCATCGCCGGGGTGGTCACCGAGGTTTGCGTGGCCTTCCCGGCGCTGTCGGCGCTGGAGGAGGGTTTCGATGTATTCGTCGTCACCGACGCCTCCGGCACCTTCAACGAGTTGACCCGCGACTCGGCCTGGCGGCGCATGGAGGCCGCGGGCGCGCAACTGATGACCTGGTTCGGCGTGGCATGCGAGCTGCACCGCGATTGGCGCAATGACATCGAGGGGCTGGGCACGCTGTTCTCCAACCACATCCCCGATTATCGCAACCTGATGACCAGCTACAGCAAGTTGGCCAAGTAG